Proteins from one Buchnera aphidicola (Diuraphis noxia) genomic window:
- the prfB gene encoding peptide chain release factor 2 (programmed frameshift), whose amino-acid sequence MISNQINNLQKRIKDLKRYLDYGKKNARILEIDLELLSPITWKKQESIKKLNKEKYYLKTIIDNINEIETEINEIIVFLELGIETKDNQLIKEVFFKSQKIDKKIQKIEFYRMFAKENDNCNCYVDIQSGSGGTDAQDWAKMLLRMYLKWLDKKGFQTDIVHESSGEIIGIKSATIKVYGEYSFGWLRTETGIHRLIRKSPFDSGRRRHTSFSSVFVYPDIDDKIYINLNSSELRIDVYRSSGAGGQHVNRTESAVRVTHLPTNVVTQCQSNRSQHKNKEQAIKQMKSKLYEIQKREKQKEKKELEKNKSNITWGNQIRSYILDNSKIKDLRTGIETNNIQSILDGDLDEFIEQSLIMGL is encoded by the coding sequence CGTATTTTAGAAATTGACTTAGAATTATTATCACCTATAACATGGAAAAAACAAGAATCTATAAAAAAACTGAATAAAGAAAAATATTACTTAAAAACAATAATTGATAATATTAATGAAATAGAAACTGAGATTAACGAAATAATTGTTTTTTTAGAGTTAGGTATAGAAACAAAAGATAATCAATTAATTAAAGAGGTTTTTTTTAAAAGTCAAAAAATTGACAAAAAAATCCAAAAAATTGAGTTTTATCGTATGTTTGCAAAAGAAAATGATAACTGTAATTGTTACGTAGACATACAATCTGGATCAGGAGGAACAGATGCCCAAGATTGGGCTAAAATGTTACTTAGAATGTATTTAAAATGGTTGGATAAAAAGGGGTTTCAAACAGATATTGTTCATGAATCTTCTGGAGAAATAATAGGAATTAAATCTGCTACAATTAAAGTCTATGGAGAATATTCTTTTGGATGGTTAAGAACAGAAACAGGGATACATCGTTTAATTAGAAAAAGTCCTTTTGATTCCGGAAGAAGACGACATACCTCTTTTAGTTCAGTTTTTGTATATCCAGATATAGACGACAAAATTTATATAAATCTAAATTCATCTGAATTAAGAATAGATGTTTATAGATCTTCTGGAGCCGGTGGACAACATGTTAATCGCACAGAATCAGCTGTACGTGTTACTCATTTACCTACGAATGTTGTAACTCAATGTCAAAGCAATCGTTCTCAACATAAAAACAAAGAACAAGCAATCAAACAAATGAAATCCAAATTATATGAAATACAAAAAAGAGAAAAACAGAAAGAGAAAAAAGAATTAGAAAAAAACAAATCAAATATAACTTGGGGTAATCAAATACGTTCATACATATTAGATAATTCCAAAATAAAAGATCTTCGTACAGGTATAGAGACAAATAATATTCAATCAATATTAGATGGTGATTTAGATGAATTTATTGAACAAAGCTTAATAATGGGATTATAA
- the lysS gene encoding lysine--tRNA ligase, producing the protein MLEKKNNVYNHEIHIRKEKLINMKNAGFSFPNNFKINTNPKRIHQKYDQKNANELKTLKIKVSIAGRMTRRRIMGKASFFTLQDVKGKIQVYITESNISPEHYNKNFKKWDIGDILGVIGTLFKTKTEELSVYCSNIQILNKSLKPLPDKFHGLSNQETRYRKRYLDLISNSKLYHVFKNRSKIIMEIRNFMKKHNFLEVETPMLQNIPGGANARPFITHHNEINTQMYLRIAPELYLKQLIIGGFERIFELNKNFRNEGVSSRHNPEFTMMEAYMAYSDYTDMMKFTENLINRIIKSIFKNTTIKFNNYYVNFNKPFHKITMKNAILKFNSEIQLSDLNNLDNLKKIAISKNIKIEKTWEIGQIENEIFEKTVEKNLIQPTFITEYPVEVSPLAKRNNINHNVTDRFELFIAGYEISNGFSELNDVEDQKNRFLNQIKKEKQTNNKDVFYDKDYIDALKYGLPPTSGLGIGIDRLAMILTNQNNIRDVIFFPILRQLKK; encoded by the coding sequence ATGTTAGAAAAAAAAAACAATGTTTATAATCATGAGATACATATTAGAAAAGAAAAACTTATAAATATGAAAAACGCAGGATTTTCTTTTCCAAATAACTTTAAGATAAATACCAATCCAAAAAGAATACATCAAAAGTACGATCAAAAAAATGCTAATGAACTGAAAACACTAAAAATTAAAGTTTCTATTGCTGGTCGTATGACACGAAGACGAATTATGGGGAAAGCATCTTTTTTTACGTTACAGGACGTAAAAGGAAAAATACAAGTATATATAACAGAATCTAACATATCTCCTGAACACTACAATAAAAATTTTAAAAAATGGGATATTGGGGATATTTTAGGAGTAATAGGAACATTATTTAAAACCAAAACTGAAGAATTATCAGTTTATTGTAGTAACATACAAATACTTAATAAATCATTAAAACCTTTACCTGATAAATTTCATGGATTATCTAATCAAGAAACTCGGTATCGAAAACGTTATTTAGATTTAATTAGTAATAGTAAATTATATCATGTGTTTAAAAATCGTTCTAAAATTATTATGGAAATTAGAAATTTTATGAAAAAACATAATTTTTTAGAAGTAGAAACTCCAATGTTGCAAAATATTCCTGGAGGAGCTAACGCTCGTCCTTTTATTACTCATCATAACGAAATCAATACGCAAATGTATTTAAGAATAGCACCAGAATTATACTTAAAACAATTGATTATCGGTGGATTTGAACGAATTTTTGAACTTAACAAAAATTTTCGTAATGAGGGAGTATCTAGTCGACACAATCCAGAATTTACCATGATGGAAGCATACATGGCATATTCCGATTACACAGATATGATGAAATTTACAGAAAATCTTATTAATAGAATTATAAAATCAATTTTTAAAAATACTACAATCAAATTTAATAATTATTATGTTAATTTTAACAAACCATTTCATAAAATTACCATGAAAAATGCTATTCTTAAATTTAATTCTGAAATTCAATTATCTGATTTAAATAACTTAGATAATCTTAAAAAGATTGCTATATCAAAGAATATAAAAATAGAAAAAACATGGGAAATAGGTCAAATAGAAAATGAGATTTTTGAAAAAACTGTAGAAAAAAACTTAATTCAACCTACTTTTATAACTGAGTATCCAGTCGAAGTATCTCCATTAGCCAAACGTAATAATATTAACCACAATGTAACAGATAGATTTGAGCTTTTCATTGCTGGATATGAGATTAGTAATGGATTTTCAGAATTAAATGATGTAGAAGATCAAAAAAATAGATTTTTAAATCAAATTAAAAAAGAAAAACAAACAAATAATAAAGATGTTTTTTACGATAAAGATTATATAGACGCGTTAAAATACGGTTTACCACCAACATCTGGATTAGGAATTGGTATTGATCGTTTAGCTATGATATTAACTAATCAAAACAACATTCGTGATGTAATTTTTTTTCCAATATTACGTCAATTAAAAAAATAA
- the lysA gene encoding diaminopimelate decarboxylase, with amino-acid sequence MPYCLNDIKNNFNEEKIKDLIKQYQPPFWVYDANIIYKKIKLLQEFDVIRFAQKSCSNIHILRLMKNKNVKVDAVSLGEIQRALLSGFKHNTNDIVFTADILDDKTLSQVVNFNIPVNAGSLDMLEQLGKASSGHNVWLRINPGFGYGHSKKTNTGGENSKHGIWDPLLAIPIIKKYQLKLIGLHMHIGSGVNYIHLKKVCKSMIENVIKLNQKISSISAGGGLPIPYKFNEKPINIKKYFILWDLARKEISKFLGKKIELEIEPGRFLVAESGILISQVWSVKKMGNKNFVLVDVGFNDLMRPAMYGSYHHISVISGDNRNIDEKKTIKTVIAGPLCESGDIFTQKEGGTIQTRLLPIIKKGDYLIFHDTGAYGASMSSNYNTRPLIPEILLKNDNVMLIRRRQKIEEILSLEI; translated from the coding sequence ATGCCATATTGTTTAAATGATATAAAAAATAATTTTAATGAAGAAAAAATAAAAGATTTAATAAAACAATATCAACCACCTTTCTGGGTTTATGATGCTAATATTATTTATAAAAAAATAAAATTATTGCAAGAATTTGATGTAATTAGATTTGCTCAAAAATCTTGTTCAAATATTCATATATTACGCTTAATGAAAAACAAAAATGTCAAAGTAGACGCGGTTTCATTAGGTGAGATTCAACGAGCTTTATTATCCGGTTTTAAACATAATACAAATGATATAGTTTTTACTGCTGATATTTTAGATGACAAAACCTTGTCTCAAGTAGTAAATTTTAACATACCAGTTAATGCTGGTTCTTTAGATATGTTGGAACAATTAGGAAAAGCATCTTCTGGTCATAACGTTTGGTTGCGAATCAATCCAGGATTTGGATACGGACATAGTAAAAAAACAAATACTGGAGGAGAAAATAGCAAACATGGGATCTGGGATCCGTTACTAGCAATACCAATTATAAAAAAATATCAATTAAAATTAATAGGTTTACATATGCATATTGGATCAGGAGTAAATTATATTCATCTAAAAAAAGTGTGTAAATCGATGATAGAAAACGTAATCAAATTAAATCAAAAAATATCATCTATTTCTGCTGGTGGTGGTTTACCGATACCATATAAATTTAATGAAAAACCTATCAATATAAAAAAATATTTTATTTTATGGGATTTAGCTAGAAAAGAAATATCTAAATTTTTAGGCAAAAAAATTGAATTAGAAATCGAACCTGGAAGATTTTTAGTGGCTGAATCAGGTATTTTAATTTCGCAAGTATGGTCTGTAAAAAAAATGGGAAATAAAAATTTTGTTTTAGTAGATGTGGGATTTAATGATTTAATGAGACCAGCTATGTATGGTAGTTATCACCATATATCAGTAATTTCTGGAGATAATCGAAATATTGATGAAAAAAAAACAATAAAAACTGTCATTGCAGGACCTTTATGTGAATCAGGTGATATTTTTACGCAAAAAGAAGGAGGTACGATCCAAACTAGACTATTACCAATAATTAAAAAAGGAGATTATTTAATTTTTCATGATACAGGTGCTTACGGTGCTTCAATGTCATCCAATTACAATACTAGGCCCTTGATTCCTGAAATACTATTAAAAAACGATAATGTAATGCTTATTCGAAGAAGACAAAAAATAGAAGAAATTCTAAGTTTAGAAATATAA
- the lgt gene encoding prolipoprotein diacylglyceryl transferase, whose protein sequence is MYIKFPNLNPIIFSIGPISAHWYGLMYFISLIFALWYGKKKIIKDKNIWYEKKIETLIYSVFLGSCIGGRIGYFIFYNFSYFSENILRFFYIWEGGMSFHGGLIGAIITILYFSFKYQKKMLEISDLITPLVPFGLGAGRLGNFINSELWGRVSPNFSYAMIFPNSRYQDLQTIEKYPKLKSLFDQYGGLPRHPSQLYEFFLEGIILFCIINFFTKKNRPTGSVSGLFLIFYGIFRIIIEFFREPDPQIGLFKNLMTMGQILSIPMIFLGLIIILQAFYKRNWIMENNETIS, encoded by the coding sequence ATGTATATCAAATTTCCTAATTTGAATCCTATTATTTTTTCTATTGGTCCTATATCTGCCCATTGGTATGGGCTCATGTATTTTATTAGCCTTATTTTTGCTTTATGGTATGGTAAAAAAAAAATAATTAAAGACAAAAACATATGGTATGAAAAAAAAATAGAAACATTGATATATTCTGTTTTTTTAGGTTCTTGTATAGGAGGTAGAATAGGCTATTTTATTTTTTATAACTTTTCATATTTTTCTGAAAATATACTACGTTTTTTTTATATCTGGGAAGGCGGAATGTCGTTTCATGGAGGATTAATAGGAGCTATAATTACAATATTATATTTTTCTTTTAAATATCAAAAAAAAATGCTAGAAATATCTGATCTTATCACTCCTCTAGTACCTTTTGGGTTAGGTGCTGGAAGACTAGGAAATTTTATCAATAGTGAACTATGGGGTCGTGTATCACCCAATTTTTCATATGCAATGATTTTTCCTAATTCTCGATATCAAGATTTACAAACAATTGAAAAATATCCAAAACTAAAAAGTTTATTTGATCAATATGGAGGATTACCCCGTCATCCTTCACAATTATATGAATTTTTTTTAGAAGGTATCATTTTATTTTGTATAATTAATTTTTTTACTAAAAAAAATAGACCTACAGGTAGTGTTAGCGGTTTATTTTTAATTTTTTATGGAATATTTAGAATTATTATAGAATTTTTTCGAGAACCAGATCCTCAAATAGGATTATTCAAAAATTTAATGACTATGGGTCAAATTTTATCTATTCCGATGATTTTTCTAGGATTGATTATTATATTGCAAGCTTTTTATAAAAGAAATTGGATTATGGAAAACAATGAAACAATATCTTAA
- the thyA gene encoding thymidylate synthase, producing the protein MKQYLKLIKKIIKSGNQKEDRTGTGTLSIFGYNMRFNLKKGFPLITTKKCHIPSIIHELLWFLNGDTNIKYLNENKISIWDHWADKFGNVGPIYGQQWRNWNTLENKKIDQIKNILIKLKKDPNSRRILVSSWNVGEIDQMGLPPCHVLFQFYVFKKTLSCQLYQRSCDVFLGLPFNIASYSLLIHMIAQQCDLKVGEFLWTGGDVHLYQNHIEQAKTQIKRTPLTLPKLVIMNKPPSLFQYSFQDFKIIGYNPYASIKAKISI; encoded by the coding sequence ATGAAACAATATCTTAAATTAATAAAAAAAATCATTAAAAGTGGAAATCAAAAAGAAGATCGTACAGGAACAGGAACTTTGTCTATTTTCGGTTATAATATGAGATTTAATTTAAAAAAAGGTTTTCCACTAATCACAACAAAAAAATGTCATATTCCATCTATTATTCACGAACTTTTATGGTTTTTAAATGGTGATACTAATATTAAGTATTTAAATGAAAATAAAATATCTATTTGGGATCATTGGGCAGATAAATTTGGAAACGTTGGTCCTATTTATGGTCAACAATGGAGAAATTGGAATACACTAGAAAATAAAAAAATTGATCAGATCAAAAATATATTAATTAAATTAAAAAAAGACCCTAATTCTCGTAGAATTTTAGTATCTAGTTGGAATGTTGGCGAAATAGATCAAATGGGATTACCTCCTTGCCATGTTCTTTTTCAGTTCTATGTGTTCAAAAAAACACTAAGCTGTCAACTATATCAACGTTCATGTGATGTATTTCTTGGATTACCTTTTAATATAGCTAGTTATTCCTTGCTTATACATATGATAGCACAACAATGTGACTTAAAAGTAGGAGAATTTTTATGGACAGGAGGCGATGTTCATTTATATCAAAATCACATTGAGCAAGCAAAAACACAAATAAAAAGAACTCCTTTAACACTTCCAAAACTAGTAATAATGAATAAACCACCATCATTGTTTCAATACTCTTTTCAAGATTTTAAAATTATTGGATATAATCCTTATGCTTCTATTAAAGCAAAAATATCTATATAA
- the miaB gene encoding tRNA (N6-isopentenyl adenosine(37)-C2)-methylthiotransferase MiaB yields MKYIYIKTWGCQMNEYDSSMIASLLENNNEYLITENVEKADILILNTCSIREKAQEKVFHQLGRWRKLKNNNPKIIIAVGGCVATQEGKEIFKRASYVDIIFGTQTLHKLPNMISEVQENKKSTIDISFPKLEKFNYLLKPKKTGSTSFISIMEGCNKYCSFCVVPYTRGDEISRPCDDILFEISNLAENGVREINLLGQNVNAYQGRTFNNKICYFSELIRLVAEIEGIDRIRFTTSNPLEFTDDIIEVYRDTPKLVSFLHLPVQSGSNKILNLMKRSYTTEDYESIINKLISVRPNIQISSDFIVGFPGESETDFQETITFIKKINFDMSFSFIYSNRPGTPASKMKDNVDLKEKKKRLYFLQHLINMQTMMWSRKMFNSTQSVLVEGISNKNIMELYGRTENNRIVTFTGKYNMIGKFIKLKIKKIHTHSLKGELI; encoded by the coding sequence ATGAAATATATATATATAAAAACTTGGGGCTGTCAAATGAATGAATATGATTCATCCATGATAGCTAGTTTACTTGAAAACAATAATGAATATTTAATCACTGAAAATGTAGAAAAAGCTGATATTTTAATATTAAATACTTGTTCTATAAGAGAAAAAGCGCAAGAAAAAGTTTTTCATCAATTGGGAAGATGGAGAAAATTAAAAAATAATAATCCTAAAATTATTATTGCTGTAGGAGGTTGCGTCGCAACCCAAGAAGGCAAAGAAATATTCAAAAGAGCAAGTTATGTAGATATTATATTTGGAACCCAAACTTTACATAAGTTACCAAATATGATTTCTGAAGTACAAGAAAATAAAAAATCTACTATAGATATCAGCTTTCCTAAATTAGAAAAATTTAATTATTTGTTAAAACCTAAAAAAACAGGATCTACGAGTTTTATTTCTATAATGGAAGGATGTAATAAATATTGTTCATTTTGTGTTGTACCATATACTAGAGGAGACGAAATTAGTCGACCATGTGATGATATTTTGTTTGAAATATCCAATCTAGCAGAAAATGGTGTTAGGGAGATTAATTTATTAGGACAAAATGTTAACGCTTATCAAGGTCGAACTTTTAATAACAAAATTTGCTATTTTTCAGAATTAATAAGATTAGTTGCAGAAATAGAAGGCATTGATAGAATCCGTTTCACAACTAGTAATCCACTTGAATTTACTGATGATATTATTGAAGTATATCGTGATACACCAAAATTAGTAAGTTTTCTTCATCTTCCAGTACAAAGTGGTTCTAATAAAATACTTAATTTAATGAAACGATCATACACAACAGAAGATTATGAATCTATTATTAATAAATTAATTTCTGTTAGACCTAATATTCAAATTAGTTCTGATTTTATTGTAGGTTTTCCAGGAGAATCCGAAACAGATTTTCAAGAAACTATAACATTTATAAAAAAAATTAATTTTGATATGAGTTTTAGTTTTATATATTCTAATCGACCTGGTACACCTGCATCCAAAATGAAAGATAACGTTGATTTAAAAGAAAAGAAGAAACGTTTATATTTTTTACAACACCTTATTAATATGCAAACAATGATGTGGAGCAGAAAAATGTTTAATAGCACACAATCAGTTTTAGTAGAAGGAATTTCTAATAAAAACATCATGGAATTATATGGTCGTACAGAAAACAATAGAATCGTAACTTTTACTGGAAAATATAATATGATTGGGAAATTTATCAAGTTAAAAATCAAAAAAATACATACACATTCGTTAAAAGGTGAATTAATTTAA
- the ybeY gene encoding rRNA maturation RNase YbeY — MKYLNFTYRGQNTATNVLSFPVNQFIKTNYKLLGDLVLCKHIIEYESLKYKKILESRWAHMTIHGTLHLLGHDHKKEREAYIMEKIENKIMLSLNYEEPYFF; from the coding sequence ATAAAATATTTAAATTTTACCTATCGAGGACAAAACACAGCAACAAATGTTTTATCTTTTCCTGTCAATCAATTTATTAAAACCAATTATAAATTGTTAGGAGATTTAGTTCTATGCAAACATATCATAGAATACGAATCTTTAAAATATAAAAAAATACTAGAATCTCGATGGGCTCACATGACAATACATGGAACTTTGCATTTATTAGGACACGATCATAAAAAAGAACGAGAAGCATACATTATGGAAAAAATAGAAAATAAAATTATGCTATCTTTAAATTATGAAGAACCATACTTCTTTTAA
- the corC gene encoding CNNM family magnesium/cobalt transport protein CorC (CorC(YbeX) belongs to the Cyclin M Mg2+ Exporter (CNNM) family, and was characterized as belonging to a set of three proteins, at least one of which must be present for CorA to function.), giving the protein MSDNHSRNYDKINRKGFFSILLNQIFHDEPKNREELLVLIRDAEQNELIDQNTCDMLEGVMHIAKKRIKEIMIPRTQMITLKLNYDLNKCLDVIIESAHSRFPVMNADKNYVEGVLIAKDLLPFMRMNNNIFCIKNILRSAVVVPESKYVDEMLREFRSKKNHMAIVIDEFGAVSGLVTIEDVLELIVGEIEDEYDKETLNIRKLQKCTFSIRALTEIKEFNETFNTNFQDEEVDTIGGLVMKKFGHLPSRGEILNIGDYSFKVSIVDSRKIIQLHVTVPKNNTPVLLEIK; this is encoded by the coding sequence ATGAGCGACAACCATTCACGAAACTACGATAAAATAAATAGAAAAGGATTTTTTTCTATTTTGTTAAATCAAATTTTTCATGATGAACCTAAAAATCGAGAAGAACTACTAGTATTAATTCGAGATGCAGAACAAAATGAACTTATCGATCAAAATACTTGTGATATGTTAGAAGGAGTAATGCATATTGCAAAAAAAAGAATTAAAGAAATCATGATTCCAAGAACACAAATGATAACATTAAAATTAAATTATGATTTAAATAAATGTCTCGATGTAATTATTGAATCAGCACATTCACGTTTTCCAGTAATGAATGCAGATAAAAATTACGTTGAAGGTGTTTTAATTGCAAAAGATTTATTACCTTTTATGAGAATGAATAATAATATTTTTTGCATAAAAAATATACTAAGATCAGCAGTTGTAGTTCCAGAAAGTAAATATGTAGACGAAATGTTAAGAGAATTTCGTTCAAAAAAAAATCATATGGCAATTGTAATAGATGAATTCGGTGCTGTTTCAGGTCTAGTTACTATAGAAGATGTATTAGAATTAATTGTTGGTGAAATTGAAGATGAATATGACAAAGAAACACTAAATATCAGAAAACTACAAAAATGTACATTTTCTATTAGAGCACTTACAGAAATCAAAGAATTCAATGAAACTTTTAATACTAATTTTCAAGATGAAGAAGTCGATACTATTGGTGGATTAGTGATGAAAAAATTTGGTCATTTACCTAGTAGAGGAGAAATCTTAAATATTGGTGATTATTCTTTTAAAGTTTCTATAGTAGACAGCAGAAAAATTATACAATTACATGTAACAGTTCCAAAAAACAACACGCCAGTTTTATTAGAAATAAAATAA